From the genome of Papaver somniferum cultivar HN1 chromosome 2, ASM357369v1, whole genome shotgun sequence, one region includes:
- the LOC113351980 gene encoding uncharacterized protein LOC113351980 gives MYETRTAEKGHALAALLAYFPVDDIETVVGEEKEFFKPIESATDQTGGESSMEVDTPEPLWTVFTNVSSNVGGSGVGCVILTPEGSRIEKATILGFQASNNEAEYKAAIIGLKDVKQLDAKNVKLVTDSMLVVNQFRGTYRAKEERMALYLDHMREMANEFDQFSIGQRPRLENRHANALAYLSSAVDTDTTCFIVVDFQKLPSISDSHFVLALEHASGCERATTSA, from the coding sequence ATGTACGAAACCAGAACTGCAGAGAAGGGACACGCCCTGGCTGCACTGCTAGCATATTTTCCTGTGGACGACATAGAAACAGTTGTCGGAgaagaaaaagagtttttcaaaccCATAGAGTCAGCCACTGACCAGACTGGGGGCGAGTCATCAATGGAGGTCGATACACCTGAACCATTATGGACCGTATTTACTAATGTCTCATCAAATGTTGGTGGATCTGGAGTTGGATGTGTCATCCTTACTCCCGAAGGTTCGAGGATCGAGAAAGCGACCATATTGGGTTTTCAAGCATCAAACAATGAAGCTGAATATAAAGCAGCAATTATCGGCTTAAAGGATGTCAAACAATTAGATGCGAAGAACGTGAAGCTCGTAACTGATTCCATGCTAGTAGTTAACCAGTTTCGGGGGACCTATAGAGCCAAGGAAGAGAGGATGGCCCTATATTTGGATCATATGAGAGAGATGGCAAATGAATTCGACCAGTTCTCTATTGGGCAGCGACCACGGCTGGAAAACAGGCACGCAAATGCTTTAGCATACCTAAGCTCCGCAGTCGATACTGATACCACCTGTTTCATTGTGGTGGATTTCCAAAAGTTACCTAGCATCTCCGACAGCCACTTTGTTTTGGCTCTCGAACACGCTAGTGGGTGCGAGAGGGCAACTACATCAGCATAG